In Symbiobacterium terraclitae, a single window of DNA contains:
- the uvrA gene encoding excinuclease ABC subunit UvrA produces the protein MAKDRLVIKGARQHNLKNINLEIPRDKLVVLTGVSGSGKSSLAFDTIYAEGQRRYVESLSAYARQFLGQMDKPDVDSIDGLSPAISIDQKTTSRNPRSTVGTVTEIYDYLRLLYARIGRPHCPTCGKPIQRQTVDQMVDALLRMEEGTRIQVLAPLVRGRKGEHVKVFEDIRRGGYVRMRVDGQIMDVTDEPPALDKKRKHTIEVVVDRLVIRPDIERRLADSLEIATKLAGGIVTIDVVGGEELLFSENFACPDCGVSIDEPQPRNFSFNSPFGACPACTGLGFNTEFDPELVLDPSLSLDEGALVPWANSTQQFFHNQIDALCSQLGIRKDVPLNQQDPKFREILLFGWPDGKVRFQYENMYGQRKWYEVTYEGAIKQLDRMFRETSSDAIRDHLAEFMTTRPCPACHGARLKPESLAVKVGGLSIAELTDLDVAQARKFLAGLDLTEKERAIGRQILKEIDARLGFLINVGLDYLTLSRSAGSLSGGEAQRIRLATQIGSHLVGVLYILDEPSIGLHQRDNERLIETLQQLRDLGNTLIVVEHDEDTIRAADWVVDIGPGAGQAGGRVVAAGPVEKILATPESLTGAYLSGRRQIPIPEKRRQPNGKWLVVRGAREHNLKDITFRVPLGTFTVVTGVSGSGKSTLVNEILYRRLAAELNRARTRPGAHDAIEGLEHLDKVIDIDQSPIGRTPRSNPATYTGVFDLIRELMAQTPEAKMRGYKQGRFSFNVRGGRCEACKGDGIIKIEMHFLPDVYVPCEVCKGARYNRETLEVHYKGKTIADILNMTVDEAVEFFRPLPRIYRKMQTLQDVGLGYIKLGQPATTLSGGEAQRVKLATELSRRATGRTIYILDEPTTGLHTADVHKLLDVLQRLVDVGNTVLVIEHNLDVIKQADWIVDLGPEGGERGGQIVAEGPPEEVCANPASYTGLFLKRHMERQRAQVPLGAASGTD, from the coding sequence GTGGCCAAGGACCGTCTGGTGATTAAGGGTGCACGACAGCACAACCTGAAGAACATCAACCTCGAGATCCCCCGCGACAAGCTGGTTGTCCTGACCGGCGTGTCGGGGTCGGGCAAGTCGTCGCTCGCATTCGACACAATCTACGCCGAGGGTCAGCGGCGCTACGTGGAGTCGCTCTCCGCCTATGCGCGGCAGTTCCTGGGGCAGATGGACAAGCCCGATGTGGACTCCATCGACGGGCTCTCGCCGGCGATCTCCATCGACCAGAAGACGACCTCCCGCAACCCGCGCTCGACCGTGGGCACCGTCACCGAAATCTACGACTACCTGCGCCTGCTCTACGCCCGGATCGGACGGCCCCACTGCCCCACCTGCGGCAAGCCCATCCAGAGGCAGACCGTGGACCAGATGGTGGACGCGCTGCTCCGGATGGAGGAGGGCACGCGCATCCAGGTGCTCGCGCCGCTGGTGCGGGGCCGCAAAGGAGAGCACGTCAAGGTCTTCGAGGACATCCGCCGCGGCGGCTACGTCCGCATGCGGGTCGACGGGCAGATCATGGACGTCACCGACGAGCCGCCCGCCCTCGACAAGAAGCGGAAGCACACCATCGAGGTCGTGGTGGACCGGCTGGTGATCCGGCCGGACATCGAGCGGCGCCTGGCCGACTCCCTGGAGATCGCGACCAAGCTGGCCGGCGGCATCGTCACCATCGACGTCGTCGGCGGCGAGGAGCTGCTCTTCAGCGAGAACTTCGCCTGCCCGGACTGCGGCGTTTCCATCGACGAGCCGCAGCCGCGCAACTTCTCGTTTAACTCGCCCTTCGGCGCCTGCCCCGCCTGCACCGGCCTGGGGTTCAACACCGAGTTCGACCCCGAGCTCGTGCTCGACCCCTCGCTCTCGCTGGACGAGGGCGCCCTGGTGCCCTGGGCCAACTCGACGCAGCAGTTCTTCCACAACCAGATCGACGCGCTCTGCAGCCAGCTGGGCATCCGGAAGGACGTGCCCCTGAACCAGCAGGACCCGAAGTTCCGGGAGATCCTCCTGTTCGGCTGGCCCGACGGGAAGGTGCGCTTCCAGTACGAAAATATGTACGGACAGCGCAAGTGGTACGAGGTGACCTACGAGGGGGCCATCAAGCAGCTGGACCGGATGTTCCGCGAGACCTCCAGCGACGCCATCCGCGACCACCTCGCCGAGTTCATGACCACCCGGCCCTGCCCGGCCTGCCACGGCGCCCGGCTGAAGCCGGAATCGCTGGCCGTGAAGGTAGGCGGCCTCTCCATCGCCGAACTGACCGACCTCGACGTCGCACAGGCCCGCAAGTTCCTGGCTGGGCTGGACCTGACGGAGAAGGAGCGGGCCATCGGCCGCCAGATCCTGAAGGAGATCGACGCGCGGCTGGGCTTCCTGATCAACGTCGGGCTGGACTACCTGACGCTCAGCCGGTCCGCCGGCTCCCTGTCGGGCGGCGAGGCGCAGCGCATCCGGCTGGCCACCCAGATCGGCTCGCACCTGGTCGGGGTGCTCTACATCCTCGACGAGCCCTCCATCGGGCTGCACCAGCGGGACAACGAGCGGCTGATCGAGACCCTGCAGCAGCTGCGCGACCTGGGCAACACGCTGATCGTCGTGGAGCACGACGAGGATACGATCCGGGCGGCCGACTGGGTCGTCGACATCGGCCCCGGGGCCGGCCAGGCCGGCGGCCGCGTCGTGGCTGCGGGGCCGGTGGAGAAGATCCTGGCCACGCCCGAGTCGCTGACCGGCGCCTACCTCTCCGGCCGGCGCCAGATCCCGATCCCCGAGAAGCGGCGGCAGCCCAACGGCAAGTGGCTCGTCGTCAGGGGCGCGCGGGAGCACAACCTGAAGGACATCACCTTCCGGGTCCCGCTGGGCACCTTCACGGTGGTGACCGGCGTGTCGGGATCCGGCAAGTCCACCCTGGTCAACGAGATCCTCTACCGGCGGCTGGCTGCCGAGCTGAACCGGGCCCGCACGCGCCCCGGGGCCCACGACGCCATCGAGGGCCTGGAGCACCTGGACAAGGTGATCGACATCGACCAGTCGCCCATCGGCCGCACGCCCCGCTCCAACCCGGCCACCTACACCGGGGTCTTCGACCTGATCCGCGAGCTGATGGCCCAGACGCCCGAGGCGAAGATGCGGGGCTACAAGCAGGGCCGCTTCTCCTTCAACGTGCGCGGCGGCCGCTGCGAGGCCTGCAAGGGCGACGGCATCATCAAGATCGAGATGCACTTTCTGCCCGACGTCTACGTGCCCTGCGAGGTGTGCAAGGGCGCGCGGTACAACCGGGAGACGCTGGAGGTGCACTACAAGGGCAAGACCATCGCCGACATCCTCAACATGACCGTCGACGAGGCGGTGGAGTTCTTCCGGCCCCTGCCGCGCATCTACCGGAAGATGCAGACCCTGCAGGACGTGGGGCTGGGCTACATCAAGCTGGGCCAGCCGGCCACGACGCTCTCGGGCGGCGAGGCGCAGCGGGTGAAGCTGGCCACCGAGCTCTCTCGGCGCGCCACCGGGCGGACGATCTACATCCTCGACGAGCCGACCACCGGCCTGCACACGGCCGACGTGCACAAGCTGCTGGACGTGCTCCAGCGCCTCGTAGACGTGGGCAATACCGTGCTGGTCATCGAGCATAACCTCGACGTGATCAAGCAGGCCGACTGGATCGTGGACCTCGGGCCGGAGGGCGGCGAGCGCGGCGGCCAGATCGTGGCCGAGGGCCCGCCGGAGGAGGTCTGCGCGAACCCGGCGAGCTACACCGGCCTCTTCCTCAAGAGGCACATGGAGCGGCAGCGCGCCCAGGTGCCGCTGGGTGCGGCCTCGGGGACGGACTGA